The following are encoded together in the Adhaeribacter arboris genome:
- the porQ gene encoding type IX secretion system protein PorQ, whose protein sequence is MTKIRASLILFLMVNAFTTAAQMGGHHTFDFLSLPAGARLTGLGGSNVSVPSTDVTMLQANPALLQSSMQKQLALSYTDYLADISLSSVYYALDHPKLGRWGAGLQYLNYGDFTQTDPTGQVTGKFAVQDYVVSITHASVLKPFTLGATLKFALSGIAEYKSSAILMDLGGVYKHPDKEFYMGLVLKNIGYPLKTFTGGARESMPFDAQIGLTYKPEHMPLQFSVTAHHLQQFDIGYQDTTQSGTIISGSQQKSLGDKLARHFVMGGQFILSKNFNVMVGYNHLRNRELRLETKAGGAGFALGATVRIKAFELAYTRAYYHVAGASNTFTVITQVAQVFRKKSRV, encoded by the coding sequence TTGACAAAAATAAGGGCCAGCCTGATTCTTTTTTTAATGGTAAATGCATTTACTACCGCAGCACAGATGGGTGGGCACCATACCTTTGATTTTTTAAGTTTGCCGGCGGGTGCCCGTTTAACGGGTTTAGGGGGTAGTAATGTTTCGGTGCCCAGTACCGATGTTACTATGCTGCAAGCTAACCCGGCGCTTCTGCAATCCAGCATGCAAAAACAGTTAGCCCTGAGTTATACCGATTACTTGGCCGATATTTCTTTAAGTTCGGTATATTATGCTTTGGATCATCCAAAGCTTGGCCGGTGGGGTGCGGGATTGCAGTATTTAAATTACGGTGATTTTACCCAAACCGATCCGACTGGTCAGGTAACGGGTAAATTTGCCGTGCAGGATTATGTAGTGAGTATAACCCATGCCTCCGTTTTAAAACCATTTACTTTAGGCGCTACGCTCAAATTCGCCTTATCGGGCATTGCCGAGTACAAATCTTCGGCAATTTTAATGGATTTGGGCGGGGTTTATAAGCATCCGGATAAAGAGTTTTACATGGGTTTAGTACTCAAAAATATAGGCTATCCATTAAAAACCTTTACCGGCGGTGCGCGGGAAAGCATGCCATTTGATGCGCAAATCGGGCTGACGTACAAACCGGAGCACATGCCATTGCAGTTTTCCGTTACCGCTCATCACCTGCAGCAATTTGATATTGGTTACCAGGATACCACTCAAAGCGGAACAATTATTTCTGGCTCGCAGCAGAAAAGCTTGGGCGATAAATTAGCCCGCCATTTTGTGATGGGTGGGCAGTTTATACTAAGTAAGAACTTTAACGTTATGGTAGGGTATAATCATTTACGTAATCGGGAGTTACGCCTGGAAACAAAAGCAGGCGGGGCGGGTTTTGCTTTAGGAGCAACCGTGCGCATAAAGGCGTTTGAACTGGCCTATACCCGAGCCTACTACCACGTAGCGGGAGCTAGTAATACGTTTACGGTTATTACCCAAGTCGCCCAGGTTTTTAGAAAAAAGTCGCGGGTATAA
- a CDS encoding SusC/RagA family TonB-linked outer membrane protein has translation MQKALSLSLIFLSFILHTVLAQTRTVSGKVISAEDGLALPGVSVVLKGTTEGTTTQSDGTYTLPVPANATLVFSFIGMSTLEIPVGQKTIIDAQLRANVSELDEVVVVGYGTQKKADLTGSITKVSAKEIENQPVNSFEASLQGRTPGVYINSGGGKLGQGVNIRVRGAASVSASNQPLYVIDGIPVTSTSIGDPTAEPINPMADINPNDIESIEILKDAAAAAIYGSRASNGVVLITTKKGKVGKTKIELGYFTGISTPTHLRDFLNATQYKELFTEAAENEGYNAQEEFELEGLMDINSPYNSDWNDEAFQRGSITQYTVSATGGDAKTRFYISGTQNKQKGIIVGNEFERSTGRINLDHSVNSKLKIGTNISLIRSINNRIADDNEFSNPVQLNALSPLEPIRDPTTGKLNADMLYYNALIDVESASNVATTYRTISNLYGSYDFTPSLTFRSEYGLDLLSLEEERYNGRETLDGGPAGLGSYRYSRSLNYTTNNTLTFHKEVNETHSLEALLGFSFQEATITGFYVQGQGFPNDNYKKLVSAAKLIAGSSTQTGYSFLSYFTRANYKFNNRYLFSASARVDGSSRFGQNNRYGFFPAGSVGWIISEEDFLPNKNAISFLKIRSSIGVTGNSEINNFQSRGLYNASFYADQAGIVPFNLPSPDLRWEKTTQFDLGLDYGFLNDRISGEIDFYIKNTKDLLLDLPLPATNGFTTITRNIGTLKNKGIEFVLNTENIRSESGFSWKSSFNISRNVNKVVNMNGAEINGGGRTIGRIAEGEPLGYFYAPKYAGVDPANGDALYYTEEGSTTNDYALAFRQKVGNPNPKFISGFENIFSYKGIDLSILLQGVYGNDVYNIAGLFQSVNGDYFDNQTVDQMKRWRNPGDVTDVPQARLYAGNGTGVSSRWVQDGSFLRVKNVSLGYNLPTSFINKARLSSARVYLAAQNLFTFTDYTGYDPEVNNTNFGGTDLASRTNVNIGHDFYTPPQARTITFGVNIGF, from the coding sequence ATGCAAAAAGCTTTATCACTTAGTCTTATTTTTTTAAGCTTTATTCTTCATACGGTGCTGGCTCAAACCAGAACTGTTTCGGGTAAGGTTATCTCTGCTGAGGATGGCTTGGCTTTACCCGGCGTAAGCGTCGTTTTGAAAGGTACCACCGAAGGTACCACTACGCAAAGTGATGGCACCTACACCTTGCCCGTACCGGCTAATGCTACGCTGGTTTTTTCTTTTATCGGCATGAGCACCTTGGAAATACCGGTTGGCCAGAAAACTATTATTGATGCGCAGTTAAGAGCTAATGTTTCGGAGTTAGATGAAGTAGTAGTAGTAGGTTATGGTACGCAAAAGAAAGCCGACTTAACCGGGTCTATCACGAAAGTATCCGCCAAAGAAATAGAAAACCAGCCGGTAAACAGCTTTGAGGCCTCGTTGCAGGGCCGCACGCCGGGAGTATATATTAACTCGGGCGGCGGTAAATTAGGCCAGGGCGTTAACATCCGGGTGCGGGGAGCTGCCTCGGTTTCAGCTAGTAATCAGCCTTTGTACGTGATTGATGGGATTCCGGTAACGTCTACTTCTATTGGAGACCCCACTGCCGAACCGATTAACCCCATGGCAGACATTAACCCGAATGACATAGAATCCATCGAAATTTTAAAAGATGCCGCTGCCGCTGCTATTTATGGTTCGAGAGCCTCGAACGGAGTGGTATTAATTACTACCAAAAAAGGTAAAGTAGGAAAAACAAAGATTGAACTAGGCTATTTTACCGGTATTAGTACGCCCACCCACTTGCGCGATTTTTTAAACGCCACGCAATACAAGGAGCTTTTCACGGAAGCGGCCGAGAACGAAGGCTATAACGCTCAGGAAGAATTTGAACTGGAAGGTTTAATGGATATTAACTCCCCGTATAACTCCGATTGGAACGACGAAGCCTTTCAGCGCGGCAGCATAACGCAATATACCGTATCGGCCACTGGTGGCGATGCTAAAACCCGCTTTTACATCAGCGGTACTCAAAACAAACAAAAAGGTATTATTGTAGGCAACGAGTTTGAGCGCAGCACCGGTCGCATCAACCTGGATCATTCCGTTAACAGCAAACTTAAAATTGGTACCAACATATCTTTAATCCGGAGTATCAATAACCGGATTGCCGACGATAACGAGTTTTCGAACCCGGTGCAGTTAAATGCGCTTTCGCCGCTGGAGCCCATCCGTGACCCCACTACCGGTAAATTAAACGCCGACATGTTGTACTATAATGCGCTGATTGACGTGGAAAGCGCCTCTAACGTAGCCACTACCTACCGCACCATCAGTAACTTGTACGGTTCTTACGATTTCACGCCTTCCTTAACCTTCCGGTCGGAATACGGACTAGATTTATTGAGTCTGGAAGAAGAACGCTACAATGGCCGCGAAACTTTAGATGGCGGCCCCGCGGGTTTGGGTTCTTACCGTTACTCTCGCTCCCTGAACTATACGACCAATAACACGCTTACTTTTCATAAAGAAGTGAACGAAACCCATAGTTTGGAAGCTTTGTTAGGCTTTAGTTTTCAGGAAGCCACTATTACTGGTTTTTACGTGCAAGGCCAGGGTTTCCCGAACGATAATTATAAAAAACTCGTTAGTGCCGCCAAATTAATTGCCGGTTCCTCTACGCAAACCGGTTATTCTTTCTTATCTTATTTTACCCGGGCCAATTACAAATTTAATAATCGTTACCTGTTCTCGGCTTCAGCGCGGGTAGACGGTTCTTCCCGGTTTGGCCAGAATAACCGGTATGGTTTCTTCCCGGCCGGTTCCGTAGGCTGGATTATCTCGGAAGAAGATTTTCTGCCGAATAAAAATGCCATCAGCTTCCTGAAAATACGTTCCAGCATTGGGGTAACCGGTAATTCCGAAATTAATAACTTTCAATCTCGTGGCTTGTATAACGCCAGTTTCTACGCCGACCAAGCGGGTATCGTACCTTTTAATTTACCTAGCCCGGATTTGCGCTGGGAAAAAACCACTCAGTTTGATTTAGGTTTGGACTATGGCTTCTTAAACGATCGTATTTCCGGTGAAATAGATTTTTATATCAAAAACACCAAAGATTTGCTCCTTGACCTACCTTTACCCGCTACAAATGGCTTTACCACCATTACCCGCAACATTGGTACGCTGAAAAACAAGGGTATCGAGTTTGTGCTGAACACCGAAAATATTCGTAGCGAAAGCGGTTTTAGCTGGAAATCGTCTTTTAATATTTCGCGCAATGTCAACAAAGTAGTAAACATGAACGGAGCGGAAATTAACGGAGGGGGCCGTACCATTGGCCGTATTGCCGAAGGTGAGCCACTGGGCTATTTTTACGCTCCTAAATACGCCGGGGTGGACCCCGCTAACGGCGATGCTCTTTATTACACCGAAGAGGGCTCCACTACAAACGATTATGCCCTGGCTTTCCGCCAGAAAGTAGGTAATCCAAATCCTAAATTTATCAGTGGCTTCGAGAATATTTTTTCTTATAAAGGAATTGACTTAAGTATTTTGTTACAGGGTGTTTACGGGAATGATGTTTACAATATTGCCGGCTTGTTCCAATCGGTAAACGGCGATTATTTCGATAATCAAACCGTAGACCAAATGAAACGCTGGCGTAATCCCGGCGATGTAACGGATGTACCCCAGGCCCGTTTATACGCCGGTAATGGTACGGGTGTATCGTCGCGGTGGGTGCAGGATGGTTCTTTCTTGCGGGTAAAAAACGTAAGCCTCGGGTATAATTTACCCACCAGTTTCATAAACAAAGCCCGGCTTAGCTCAGCGCGGGTATACTTGGCCGCTCAGAACTTATTCACCTTTACCGACTATACCGGTTACGACCCCGAAGTAAACAATACGAATTTCGGCGGCACCGACCTGGCCAGCCGCACCAACGTGAATATAGGCCACGATTTTTATACGCCGCCGCAAGCCAGAACCATCACTTTTGGTGTGAACATCGGCTTTTAA
- a CDS encoding DUF2911 domain-containing protein produces the protein MKKLFTGSIAIVLAYFLSTSVTFAQLETPQPSPQGSVTQRVGLTTVSIEYSRPSVKGRKIFGGTLPYGKAWRTGANATTKITFKDDVTVQGNKVPAGEYALYTIPNENEWTIILNKNLTLGGNTDDYKTTEDVTRFTVKPIRLTNRTETFTINFSDLTPATANVELLWENTSVKFKVVTEVEGKVMKQIQEQVVNGQNVSADMYAAAASYYYENNKDNNLALQWIKKANEKDPKFWNMHTQAKIQARAKDFKGATASAQKSIELAKAAKNDDYVRMNEQVIAEWAKAK, from the coding sequence ATGAAAAAATTATTTACGGGTAGTATAGCTATTGTATTAGCTTATTTTCTTTCTACCAGCGTTACTTTTGCTCAATTAGAAACTCCGCAGCCAAGCCCGCAAGGTTCTGTTACCCAACGGGTTGGCCTTACTACTGTTTCTATAGAATATTCCCGCCCCAGCGTAAAAGGACGGAAAATTTTTGGTGGCACTCTACCTTATGGCAAGGCTTGGCGTACCGGAGCGAATGCTACTACTAAAATTACTTTTAAAGACGATGTAACCGTACAAGGCAACAAAGTACCAGCCGGTGAGTACGCGCTTTATACCATTCCGAACGAAAATGAATGGACAATAATATTAAACAAAAATTTAACTCTTGGCGGCAATACCGATGACTATAAAACCACCGAAGACGTTACGCGTTTTACTGTAAAACCAATAAGGTTGACCAATAGAACAGAAACTTTTACCATTAATTTCTCTGATCTTACTCCAGCTACCGCCAACGTAGAATTACTCTGGGAAAATACCTCGGTTAAATTTAAAGTAGTAACCGAAGTAGAAGGCAAAGTAATGAAGCAGATTCAGGAGCAGGTGGTAAATGGCCAGAATGTAAGCGCCGACATGTACGCCGCGGCCGCTAGTTACTACTACGAAAACAACAAGGATAATAACTTGGCCTTACAATGGATTAAGAAAGCCAACGAAAAAGACCCGAAGTTCTGGAATATGCACACCCAGGCTAAAATTCAGGCGCGGGCCAAAGATTTTAAAGGTGCCACCGCTTCTGCTCAAAAATCCATTGAACTGGCAAAAGCGGCTAAAAACGACGACTACGTTCGAATGAACGAGCAAGTTATTGCGGAGTGGGCGAAAGCAAAATAG
- the hslU gene encoding ATP-dependent protease ATPase subunit HslU yields MLDTTHYLTPAQIVAELDKYIIGQHDAKRNVAIALRNRWRRMHADPDMQNEIVPNNILMIGATGVGKTEIARRLASIADAPFTKVEASKFTEVGYVGRDVESMVRDLVEQSVNMVKMRRKEEVKVQAAQVVEDIILDALIPPITNAPAPTKPYAGFATSANENAMPDNDQELNERTREKFRIKIRNGELDERKIEIKVQQNNSTGVGVLGPGIDEASMMNIQEMISGMMPKKTRKRKVTIAEARKILLEEEAVKLIDMDEVKEEAIRKAENAGVIFIDEIDKIASASNKGGGGPDVSREGVQRDLLPIVEGSTVSTKYGVIKTDHILFVAAGAFHVAKPSDLIPELQGRFPIRVELQSLTKEDFYSILKFPKNALTKQYEALLQAEDVELTFTDEALHKIAEIAFEVNAEVENIGARRLQTVVSQLLNEILFDVPDKIGANAHIMITPEMVDERLTNMVKNRDLSQYIL; encoded by the coding sequence ATGCTAGATACCACGCATTATTTAACGCCGGCCCAAATTGTAGCCGAACTAGATAAATACATTATCGGGCAGCATGATGCCAAGCGGAATGTTGCCATTGCTTTGCGTAACCGGTGGCGCCGCATGCACGCGGACCCAGACATGCAAAATGAAATTGTACCGAATAATATTTTAATGATTGGCGCTACCGGCGTTGGTAAAACCGAAATTGCCCGCCGTTTAGCCAGTATTGCCGATGCTCCTTTTACCAAAGTAGAAGCTTCTAAATTTACCGAAGTGGGCTACGTGGGTCGTGATGTAGAAAGTATGGTGCGCGACCTGGTAGAACAGTCGGTGAATATGGTAAAGATGCGGCGGAAAGAAGAAGTGAAGGTTCAAGCTGCTCAAGTAGTGGAAGATATTATTCTGGATGCCTTGATTCCGCCTATTACCAATGCGCCTGCGCCCACTAAACCTTACGCGGGTTTCGCTACTTCCGCTAACGAAAATGCAATGCCGGATAATGACCAGGAACTAAATGAACGTACCCGCGAGAAGTTTCGGATTAAAATCCGGAACGGTGAACTGGATGAACGAAAAATTGAAATAAAAGTTCAGCAGAATAATTCTACTGGCGTAGGCGTACTGGGCCCCGGCATCGACGAGGCCTCTATGATGAATATTCAGGAAATGATTAGCGGCATGATGCCCAAGAAAACGCGTAAACGGAAAGTAACCATTGCGGAAGCCCGCAAAATTTTACTGGAGGAAGAAGCTGTAAAGTTGATCGACATGGACGAAGTGAAAGAAGAAGCCATCCGAAAAGCCGAAAACGCGGGGGTTATTTTCATTGATGAGATTGATAAAATTGCCTCGGCCAGTAACAAAGGCGGGGGAGGACCGGACGTAAGTCGCGAAGGGGTACAGCGGGATTTGTTGCCGATTGTGGAAGGAAGTACCGTAAGTACCAAATACGGCGTAATTAAAACCGACCATATTTTGTTTGTGGCCGCTGGCGCTTTTCACGTAGCAAAACCCTCGGATTTAATTCCCGAGTTACAAGGCCGTTTCCCGATTCGGGTAGAATTGCAGAGTTTAACCAAAGAAGACTTTTATAGTATTCTTAAATTCCCGAAAAACGCCTTAACGAAGCAATACGAAGCGTTGCTGCAAGCCGAAGACGTAGAATTAACGTTTACGGACGAAGCCCTACATAAAATTGCCGAAATTGCTTTTGAGGTTAACGCCGAAGTAGAAAATATAGGCGCTCGTCGCCTGCAAACGGTGGTAAGCCAACTTTTAAACGAAATCTTATTTGATGTACCGGATAAAATCGGGGCCAACGCCCACATTATGATTACGCCCGAAATGGTAGATGAGCGTTTGACCAATATGGTTAAAAATCGGGACTTAAGTCAGTATATCTTATAG
- a CDS encoding RagB/SusD family nutrient uptake outer membrane protein, which translates to MTKKYILQLALGGMLALTAASCNDRLDIEPQDSVDVTKALTTSGDVESAVIGMYSLLGTPELYGTNLNLLPELLASDNYISWQGTFASYRTLARHTLDATNAEASRTWISGFEAINLANTVIKALPVVDADLKAQLEGEALFVRGIMHFELVRLYAQNYEPGGANTQLGVPIALQSAANEAEAAVTQPRATVAEVYQQVIADLIKAESLLPESSDRNIRATKYVASAFLARVYLQQGDYAKALEKANSVIASGNYNLNPIVSLAFRNRNTAESIFEIQQNDQNNAGNSNDGLTTFYASLPGNIGRGDVRILGEDDIPQNEFGVTTLYQQFEPNDTRLTDLIYEGTGARPGRLRNGKYTEFGANIPVVRLAEMYLIRAEANFRLGSGVGAEPLEDINLIRNRAKATPLTTVTLEDILLERQFELAYEGFRVHDLKRTQGQLLVLDNDGLIEETISYDDPILVLPIPQREMDANKLLVQNEGY; encoded by the coding sequence ATGACTAAAAAATATATTTTACAATTAGCATTGGGTGGAATGCTGGCTTTAACAGCTGCCTCTTGCAACGACCGCTTAGATATAGAGCCGCAAGATTCAGTAGATGTAACCAAAGCTCTCACTACTTCCGGGGACGTTGAGAGTGCGGTGATCGGCATGTACTCCTTATTAGGCACCCCCGAATTATACGGTACTAACTTAAATCTGCTGCCGGAACTGCTTGCTTCGGATAATTACATAAGTTGGCAAGGCACTTTTGCCAGTTACCGTACCTTAGCCCGGCATACTTTAGATGCCACTAACGCCGAGGCCAGCCGGACCTGGATTTCCGGGTTCGAGGCCATCAACCTGGCCAATACGGTTATTAAAGCATTGCCGGTAGTAGATGCTGATTTAAAAGCACAGCTAGAAGGCGAAGCTTTGTTTGTGCGTGGAATTATGCATTTTGAATTAGTACGGTTGTACGCGCAAAATTACGAACCCGGTGGGGCTAATACCCAGTTGGGAGTTCCGATTGCGTTACAAAGCGCAGCTAACGAAGCGGAAGCTGCCGTAACTCAACCCCGGGCTACCGTAGCGGAAGTATACCAACAAGTAATAGCTGATTTAATTAAAGCCGAAAGTTTGTTACCGGAAAGCTCAGATAGAAATATTCGGGCTACCAAATACGTTGCTTCGGCCTTTTTGGCGCGGGTATATTTACAGCAAGGCGATTATGCGAAAGCTTTGGAGAAAGCCAACAGCGTTATCGCGAGCGGTAATTATAATTTAAACCCCATTGTATCTTTAGCGTTTAGGAACCGCAATACTGCCGAATCTATTTTTGAAATTCAGCAGAACGACCAAAATAACGCCGGTAATTCGAATGATGGTTTAACTACCTTTTACGCCAGTTTACCTGGTAATATTGGTCGCGGCGACGTCCGGATTTTAGGGGAGGACGACATTCCGCAAAATGAATTTGGGGTTACTACCTTGTACCAGCAATTTGAGCCTAATGATACGCGCTTAACCGATTTAATCTATGAGGGAACAGGTGCCCGGCCGGGCCGCTTACGCAACGGGAAATACACCGAGTTTGGCGCGAATATTCCCGTTGTACGGCTAGCTGAAATGTACTTGATTCGGGCCGAAGCTAATTTCCGGTTAGGAAGCGGCGTTGGCGCCGAGCCTCTGGAAGATATTAACTTAATCCGAAACCGAGCTAAAGCAACGCCGCTGACTACGGTAACCTTAGAAGATATTTTACTGGAGCGCCAGTTCGAACTGGCATACGAAGGTTTCCGGGTGCATGACCTGAAACGTACCCAGGGCCAACTTTTAGTATTGGATAACGATGGTTTGATTGAAGAAACTATTAGTTACGACGATCCCATCTTAGTATTACCTATTCCGCAACGCGAAATGGACGCCAACAAATTATTGGTGCAAAACGAAGGATATTAG
- a CDS encoding ABC transporter ATP-binding protein, producing the protein MAKRGFGGRTSSADDLTSGKKPLTKESFQKGFRIFKYTLPYKVKFIIGLVFLALSSTTFMVFPALTGQLVDSATGAATGKGIAFLKNINLISLGLFGVIVLQGLFSFFRIFFFSQVSEFAVADIRRALYAKFVVLPIPFFEQKRVGEITSRITSDVSQLQDTFSITLAELFRQLVTLIVGVAIIMVTSVKLSLFMLGTFPVLVLLAFVFGKRIKKLSKATQEEIGKTNVIVEETLQAINVVKAFTNELFEIGRYNRSLSNAVKNALKASYFRGAFVSFIIIGLFGGIILVLWFGASLVESGELTIGQLVQFIIYTTFIGASVGGLGDMYGKVQTSLGAADRVLEILDEPEEPTNLTNRSGNTLKVHGNIEYDQVAFSYPTRPDIAVLKDISFQIQSGEKVALVGPSGAGKSTIVALLMKFYNLKGGQICIDGQDINALNLTELRQNIGIVPQEVLLFGGTIRENIAYGKPDATEDEIILAAKKANAYQFIQSFPEKLDTVVGERGIKLSGGQRQRVAIARAILRNPAILILDEATSSLDSESEKLVQQAMDELMKGRTSIIIAHRLSTIRKADKILVIENGQIVEQGTHEELSLNENGLYANLLRLQFELS; encoded by the coding sequence ATGGCGAAACGCGGATTCGGGGGCAGAACTTCTAGTGCAGACGACTTAACCTCCGGCAAAAAACCTCTTACAAAAGAAAGCTTCCAAAAAGGGTTTCGTATTTTTAAATACACCCTTCCTTACAAAGTTAAATTCATTATCGGCCTAGTATTTCTAGCTTTATCGAGTACCACGTTTATGGTATTTCCGGCACTTACGGGCCAGTTAGTCGATTCGGCTACGGGAGCCGCTACGGGGAAAGGCATTGCTTTCCTGAAAAATATCAACCTGATCTCTTTGGGTTTATTCGGGGTAATTGTTTTACAAGGATTATTTTCTTTCTTCCGGATTTTCTTTTTTTCCCAGGTAAGTGAATTTGCCGTAGCCGACATCCGGCGGGCTTTGTACGCTAAATTTGTAGTATTGCCCATTCCGTTTTTTGAACAGAAACGGGTTGGCGAAATTACCAGCCGGATTACTTCCGATGTATCGCAATTACAGGATACATTTTCCATTACGCTGGCCGAATTATTCCGCCAACTGGTTACGCTTATTGTGGGGGTAGCTATTATTATGGTTACTTCGGTGAAGCTTTCCTTGTTTATGTTGGGTACCTTTCCGGTTTTAGTATTATTGGCTTTTGTATTCGGGAAACGGATTAAAAAATTATCGAAAGCTACTCAGGAAGAAATAGGCAAAACCAACGTAATCGTGGAAGAAACGCTGCAAGCCATTAATGTGGTTAAAGCCTTTACGAACGAGTTATTCGAGATTGGCCGTTATAACCGTTCCTTGTCTAATGCAGTTAAAAACGCTTTGAAAGCTTCGTACTTCCGGGGCGCTTTTGTGTCGTTTATTATTATCGGGCTTTTTGGAGGTATTATTCTGGTGCTTTGGTTCGGGGCTTCGTTAGTAGAAAGCGGTGAGTTAACCATTGGGCAATTAGTACAATTTATCATTTACACTACGTTTATTGGCGCTTCGGTAGGAGGCTTAGGCGATATGTACGGCAAAGTACAAACATCCTTGGGAGCCGCCGACCGCGTGCTGGAAATACTGGACGAGCCGGAAGAGCCTACCAACCTAACTAATCGTTCGGGCAATACTTTAAAAGTGCACGGCAACATTGAATACGACCAGGTCGCTTTTTCCTATCCTACCCGCCCCGATATTGCTGTCCTTAAAGATATTTCCTTTCAGATTCAGTCCGGTGAAAAAGTTGCTTTAGTTGGACCTAGTGGGGCCGGTAAATCTACCATTGTGGCTTTGCTCATGAAGTTTTATAATTTAAAAGGCGGACAAATATGCATTGACGGGCAAGATATAAATGCGTTAAACTTAACCGAACTGCGCCAAAATATAGGTATTGTACCGCAAGAAGTGCTGTTATTTGGCGGCACCATCCGCGAAAACATTGCCTATGGCAAGCCAGATGCTACGGAAGACGAAATTATACTGGCCGCGAAAAAAGCGAACGCCTATCAATTTATTCAGTCATTCCCCGAAAAACTAGATACGGTAGTAGGAGAACGTGGTATTAAATTATCGGGTGGGCAGCGCCAACGAGTGGCCATTGCCCGGGCAATTTTAAGAAATCCGGCCATCCTTATTCTTGACGAAGCGACTAGTTCTTTAGATTCCGAGTCGGAAAAGTTGGTACAGCAAGCAATGGACGAATTGATGAAAGGCCGTACCAGCATTATTATTGCGCATCGTTTATCTACCATTCGCAAAGCAGATAAAATTCTGGTCATTGAAAACGGCCAGATTGTAGAGCAAGGCACCCACGAAGAGTTATCGCTGAACGAAAATGGCTTATATGCCAATTTGCTCCGGCTTCAGTTTGAATTAAGTTAA